A single Anatilimnocola floriformis DNA region contains:
- a CDS encoding DUF1501 domain-containing protein, translating to MPGFSRREMLASLGAGFGTLALRGMLEQDALRAGEAPLVQNPLAARPAHFAAKAKAVIFLFMYGGPSHIDLFDPKPQLQKWSGQPIPVFDQNDVFRKGSKNAALPSPYKFAKHGESGMEIASPFPHLAKLSDELCVIRSMHAESNNHAPALFQMQTGDRLSGRPSMGSWVNYGLGSENENLPGFVVMMDRDGAPVNGALNWGNGFMPAAYQGVPFRPTGDPIAYLSPPAGTSREQQRARLDLLAKWNGQHLAENPNETALAARIASYELAYRMQSEAAAAVDIAEEPEYIRKMYGLDNKVTEHFGRNCLLARRLVERGVRFVQLYSGGNEGPKAWDAHDDLKKNHDLHCGETDLPIAGLIQDLKRRGLLDSTLIVWGGEFGRTPFAEDGKGRDHHAKAFTMWLAGGGVKGGTTWGETDEFGYNVAANPVSVPDLHATCLHLLGLDHTRLTYRVMGRDYRLTDVSGTVQKQLIA from the coding sequence ATGCCAGGATTCAGCCGTCGTGAAATGCTCGCCAGCTTGGGCGCAGGCTTCGGCACGCTCGCGCTCCGCGGCATGCTCGAACAGGATGCTCTGCGCGCCGGCGAAGCGCCGCTCGTGCAGAATCCTCTCGCGGCTCGTCCGGCGCACTTTGCGGCGAAGGCCAAGGCCGTCATCTTTTTGTTCATGTACGGCGGACCGAGCCACATCGATCTGTTTGATCCCAAGCCGCAACTGCAGAAGTGGAGCGGCCAGCCGATTCCGGTCTTTGATCAGAACGACGTTTTCCGCAAGGGAAGCAAAAACGCTGCGCTGCCGAGCCCATATAAGTTTGCGAAGCACGGCGAATCGGGCATGGAGATCGCTTCGCCGTTTCCGCACCTCGCCAAGCTCAGCGATGAGCTGTGCGTGATTCGATCGATGCATGCCGAGAGCAACAATCACGCGCCCGCGCTGTTTCAAATGCAAACAGGCGACCGCCTGTCGGGCCGGCCGAGCATGGGTTCGTGGGTAAACTACGGCCTGGGGAGCGAGAACGAAAATCTGCCGGGCTTTGTGGTGATGATGGATCGCGACGGTGCGCCCGTGAACGGGGCGCTCAACTGGGGCAACGGTTTCATGCCGGCCGCTTATCAAGGCGTGCCGTTTCGGCCGACCGGCGATCCGATTGCCTATCTCAGTCCACCAGCGGGAACGTCACGCGAGCAACAGCGGGCTCGCCTCGACTTGCTCGCTAAGTGGAACGGTCAGCATCTGGCCGAGAACCCAAACGAAACCGCGCTCGCAGCTAGGATCGCTTCATACGAACTCGCCTACCGCATGCAATCCGAAGCAGCGGCGGCCGTCGACATCGCTGAAGAACCGGAATACATCCGCAAGATGTACGGCCTCGATAATAAGGTCACCGAGCACTTCGGCCGCAACTGCTTGCTTGCCCGGCGACTCGTCGAACGCGGCGTGCGATTCGTGCAACTCTACAGCGGCGGAAACGAAGGGCCGAAGGCCTGGGACGCTCACGATGATTTGAAAAAGAATCACGACCTGCATTGTGGCGAAACCGACCTGCCGATTGCCGGACTGATTCAAGATCTGAAGCGCCGCGGCTTGCTCGACTCGACCCTGATCGTATGGGGCGGCGAGTTCGGCCGCACACCGTTCGCCGAAGATGGCAAGGGGCGCGACCATCACGCCAAAGCATTTACCATGTGGCTGGCCGGCGGCGGTGTGAAAGGGGGGACCACCTGGGGCGAGACCGATGAGTTCGGCTACAACGTCGCCGCCAATCCGGTTTCCGTTCCCGATCTGCACGCCACTTGCCTGCACCTACTCGGCCTTGATCACACGCGGCTGACTTATCGCGTGATGGGGCGAGATTATCGGCTGACCGATGTGAGCGGCACCGTGCAAAAGCAGCTGATTGCTTAA
- a CDS encoding PSD1 and planctomycete cytochrome C domain-containing protein has product MLLASIRWRNLAAWSLAVLGLGIASAANCWAETPKFEQILPILQKHCSDCHGSEEPEAELNLTTADGLLRGARSGYVVTPGKADASLLTQLLAKGSKPHMPPEGQLSADEIAAISSWIGGLPKDSLPDRPQLAKGKDHWAFKAPTKPKLPEVDEKMQAWSANPVDLFIAAKLKTAGLEPSPEVSRELLLRRACIDLIGLPPSPADVEEFLADRAPDAYEQQLDRLLASPAYGERWGRHWLDLARYADSGGFHEDIDRPFAWKYRDYVIRSLNEDKPYTQFVREQLAGDELPGSNADSLAATAFCRNGPTNDDNMGNNAMDREKYRLDLLDDVISTTSSVYLGLTVGCARCHDHKFDPLPQSDYYQLLAVFNNVTRKDVPLDDQGAPQFGQKSAEKGKPAVMAIVDASNKPRETFVLFRGDLNNKGPQVQAGVPRIFSPTAHFAPAKSERSTGQRLALADWIVAPENPIAWRVIANRLWHHHFGRGIVATPSNFGVTGSLPTHPELLDYLAIEMAATGGQWKTMHRQLMTSATYRQASQGNGRGNESDPQNLLLWRMNKRRLEAEAIRDNVLAIAGTLNAREGGPGVKPRIPAELLAASQRNKWPVVKNEGPEHWRRSVYIYVKRQMPFPLLELFDVPSTANTCDRRQDSTIPTQALVLMNDEFTQEQARWFARRVLSSVKEGSADDQARVALRFALSRDPSATRIAEAADFLQAQKSDYQNSGRQAAEATEAAVADLCHVLLNCNELLYVD; this is encoded by the coding sequence ATGCTTCTCGCCTCTATTCGTTGGCGAAATCTCGCGGCTTGGTCGCTGGCCGTGCTGGGTTTGGGCATTGCTTCCGCTGCGAACTGCTGGGCCGAGACGCCGAAGTTTGAGCAGATCCTGCCGATCCTGCAAAAGCACTGTAGCGATTGTCATGGCAGCGAAGAGCCCGAAGCCGAACTGAATCTGACGACGGCCGATGGACTGCTGCGCGGTGCGCGCTCGGGTTACGTCGTCACGCCGGGCAAAGCCGACGCCAGCTTGCTCACGCAGTTGCTCGCCAAAGGTTCGAAGCCGCACATGCCGCCGGAAGGGCAACTCTCGGCCGACGAAATCGCTGCAATCAGCAGTTGGATCGGTGGGCTGCCAAAAGACTCGCTCCCGGATCGGCCTCAGTTGGCAAAAGGGAAAGACCACTGGGCTTTTAAAGCGCCGACGAAGCCGAAGTTGCCAGAGGTTGATGAAAAAATGCAAGCCTGGTCGGCGAATCCAGTCGATCTTTTCATCGCAGCCAAGTTGAAGACGGCTGGGCTGGAGCCATCGCCGGAAGTCTCCCGCGAGTTGCTCCTGCGCCGGGCCTGCATCGATCTCATCGGTCTGCCGCCGTCGCCAGCGGACGTGGAAGAGTTCCTCGCCGATCGCGCGCCGGATGCTTACGAACAACAACTCGATCGGCTGCTCGCCTCGCCCGCCTATGGCGAACGCTGGGGCCGACATTGGCTCGACCTGGCACGCTATGCCGATAGCGGCGGCTTCCATGAAGACATCGACCGGCCGTTTGCCTGGAAGTATCGCGACTATGTGATTCGGAGCTTGAACGAAGACAAGCCGTACACGCAGTTTGTGCGCGAGCAACTCGCCGGCGACGAGTTGCCGGGCAGCAACGCAGACTCGCTCGCGGCGACCGCTTTCTGCCGCAACGGTCCGACGAATGACGACAACATGGGCAACAACGCGATGGATCGCGAGAAGTATCGGCTCGACTTGCTCGACGATGTGATCTCGACGACGTCGTCGGTTTATCTCGGTTTGACGGTCGGCTGTGCGCGCTGCCACGATCACAAGTTCGATCCACTGCCGCAATCGGACTATTACCAACTGCTGGCCGTCTTCAACAATGTGACCCGCAAGGACGTGCCGCTCGATGACCAAGGCGCGCCGCAGTTTGGACAGAAGTCGGCCGAGAAAGGAAAGCCGGCCGTCATGGCGATCGTCGATGCGAGCAACAAGCCGCGCGAAACCTTCGTCCTCTTTCGTGGCGACCTGAACAACAAAGGCCCGCAAGTGCAGGCCGGCGTGCCGCGGATCTTTTCGCCCACCGCGCACTTCGCGCCCGCGAAGTCAGAACGAAGCACTGGCCAACGACTGGCCCTCGCCGATTGGATTGTCGCGCCGGAGAATCCCATTGCCTGGCGCGTGATTGCCAATCGCCTCTGGCATCATCACTTCGGCCGCGGCATCGTGGCGACGCCCAGCAACTTCGGCGTGACGGGCAGCTTGCCGACGCATCCGGAGTTGCTCGATTATCTGGCGATCGAAATGGCCGCGACCGGCGGCCAGTGGAAGACAATGCACCGGCAACTGATGACCTCGGCCACTTATCGGCAAGCCTCGCAAGGCAACGGCCGCGGCAACGAAAGCGATCCGCAGAATTTGCTCCTCTGGCGGATGAACAAACGCCGGCTCGAAGCCGAAGCGATTCGCGACAACGTGCTCGCCATCGCCGGCACGCTCAACGCGCGCGAGGGTGGCCCGGGCGTGAAGCCGCGCATTCCCGCCGAGTTGCTCGCCGCCAGCCAACGCAACAAATGGCCCGTCGTAAAGAACGAAGGCCCCGAGCATTGGCGCCGGAGCGTTTACATCTACGTCAAACGTCAGATGCCGTTTCCACTACTCGAGCTATTCGATGTGCCGAGCACCGCGAACACCTGCGACCGCCGGCAGGACAGCACCATTCCCACACAGGCGCTCGTGCTGATGAACGATGAGTTCACGCAAGAACAAGCCCGCTGGTTCGCTCGGCGAGTGTTGAGTTCCGTCAAAGAAGGTTCCGCCGATGATCAGGCGCGCGTCGCTTTGCGTTTCGCGCTGAGTCGCGATCCCTCGGCCACGCGCATCGCCGAAGCGGCGGACTTTTTGCAGGCCCAGAAGTCAGATTATCAAAACTCCGGCCGACAAGCCGCCGAAGCTACCGAAGCGGCCGTCGCCGATTTGTGCCATGTGCTGCTCAATTGCAACGAACTGTTGTACGTCGACTAG